The window GCAACGTCATGTTCGTTCTCCTGTTCTTTCTGCTGCTCGCTCTCCTGTATGGGACCAGTCTCAGCGGAGACAACAGGTGTGAGCGACAAGCGGGTGATGCGGGCGCCGATCTGATCGCCTACCTGCACCAGTTCGGCTTCCGCGATGGGCTGACCCTGAACCAGCAGCGTGACGGCGCCGGATAAAGGCTTGTCGAGGGCGAGCGTTTGCCCGGGCGCCAGAGACTGAATCTGGCTAAGGGTGGCGATGCGCCGGGCGACCTCAAAGACCACCTCAACGGGAAGGTCATGCAGCGGCTGCAACGGCGTATCGTTGTTGGGAGTCGTTGTGTGTGTCATAGGTGGGTCCGTATTGATATGGGTGAGAGTGATGTCCTGGCGCTGCAATGTCCCGTAGCCCAAACGCCTGCCGCAGACGCTGAGCGCGACAGAATAAACGCCAACGGCGGGTGAATCGCCGATTGGATTGATCGAGGCCGGCGGCAGCAGAACAATGTCGTTCAACTGCAATTGGCGGAGTTCGTCATAAGTGAGTTCGGGACCATCAATGCACGCGCTGAGCGTCAGAGGCAGATGAGTGATGGCCAGCGTCGAAGACGATTGCGACCAGTAGAGTGGCGTCTTGTCTTGCGCCAAACCGAAAGCGTCCTGCGCCAGATCGAGAGTCTCATGAGAAAGGGCGACCGACGCCCAACCTGTTTGGCGACCATAAACACACCGACAAAACAGGCTGACGGAATCCTGCTCCTGGGCAGGAATGGGAAGTATCGTCTCGACTTCAATGTGCAAGCCGCTGGCCGCGGATATCTGATCAATCAACGGCGCCAGCGCAGCCTGCAGCAACGCCAGTTGTAGCATTGCCGGGATTTTCTCAAACGGCAGCGACGCTAACGCTTCTTCATTGGGCTGGCCTGCGTGGTCATCTAACGCTGAGAGCAGAGTGTCCAAAAAGCGTTGATCGAAGCGTAACGACGCCGAGGATTGATCAAGTCGAAGTTGCACGCTGAAGTTAAGAAGACGAGCTTCATTGGGAGCGACAAACTGTACCTCAAGAGGCCTCGTCGCCAGTTCAAATATGGTTCCTGCACCAATAGGAAATAACGACTGCAGTCGCAGCGCTACCGGGTCTACCTGGGGGAGCGCCAATGGCTTCGCGGCGACGGAGGCTGCATGTATACGCAAGGCGGTCACAGCGGTCTCCCGATAGATTCAGCTGACTGGGCGTAGGCATCGGCTATCGAATCTGTATCACGCCCATGCACAATGTCTACTTTGACCTTGACGCCGTCTTGTCCGTATCGGCGTTGCAATGATTGCAGCAGGCTCGCCCGGCTCTGATGCAGTTGCTGATAACTGGCGGCCGCCGCGGTGGCGAACTGCACCGTCAAAACGCCGTCCACTTTGGCGATACTGAGCGTGGTATCCGGCAGTTGCGGGCTTTTCAGATCCATCCGGACTTCATGCAGCCCGGGTGTTTCGGCGCGCTTCACATACATCTGGTCAATCAGCTTCGCCACTAGATCCGCAAGTTCCTCCGTAGGCGACGTCGGCGTCGCCGCGTTTGTCGTGGCGAGTTGATTGCGGGGATCATGCAATGGGGAGAGATAGCCGCTTTGCAGTGAGTGAAGGGCTTCGTCTCTCTGATCGGAACTTTCCTGCTCCCCACGTTCAAGCTGCCGCTGAAAGCGCGCTAACGCCTCTTCATCCAACGCTGGTTTTCTGTGCTCATTGCTGCGGAATTTGGGCGCATCATGTTGCTCTTTTGCGGCGCTCCTGATTTCCCCTTGCGGTCGCTGCGCATTCATCTCGACGCCTCCATCTCCAAACCGAAACCCGCCGTGGCCCCGGCGGGAAATCGAAGGCTGTCCGCCGCCATTTCTTCCGCCTGCAGTTCCTCAAGGCGAATGCGGTCCTGCTGCAGCGCTCCCTGAAATTCCTCGGCCAGAATGGCGAACTTTTCCTGCGCTTTTTGCGCTGCTTTCAATTGGTCCAGCGCGGCTTGCAGCTTTTGTTCGGCGGTGGCTTCCTCTGCTTGAATCTGTTTGAGCTGGCTCGCCAGGTCGTTACTTTGAACTTTGAAATACGCCACCCGACTGTTGTAGTCGTCCACCTCTTGCAGGCTGGCGGGTTTACCGGCCAATTCCGCAAACAGGCGGTCGCTTTCGCGGCGACGCCATTGCTGAAAATCGGTGAATGCGTGGGCGGACTGACTTCTGCGTTCGCGCAGGTCCGCCAGGGCGATTTCGAGGCTTTTGACTTGTCTGGCCTGACGGTTTGTCCGGTGCTGTTTGATTTCGGCGATGCTGGCGATCATGGCTGAGTCTCCGTTAGTGTTGGGCCAGGGATTGCAGTTGAGCCAAGGTGTCCGCCATGGAGCAGGGGGCGCCGTCATGCTGTCTCAGGAACTGGTTAATGGGTTCGATGGCCTTGATCGCGGCGTCGGCGAGCGGGTCCGTTCCCGGCTGGTATTCCCCGATCCTGACCAGCAGCTCGATTTCCTTGTAGCGGGCCAATAGCTGCCGCAGCCGTCGCGCCTGTTGCAGTTGTTCCTGCGTGGCGATGTCATTCATCAGGCGGCTGCTGCTGGCGAGAATATCCACGGCGGGGAAGTGGCCGGATTCGGCTAAGGCGCGTGACAGCACGATGTGGCCGTCCAGAATGGAGCGTACTTCGTCCGCCACCGGCTCGGTCATGTCGTCGCCTTCCACCAGCACGGTGTAGAGCGCGCTGATCGCGCCTTTGGCCCCAGGGCCGGCGCGTTCCAGCAGTTTGGGCAGGGTGGCGAAGACGGTGGGGGGAAAGCCTCTGCGCGCCGGAGGTTCTCCCGCCGCCAGGCCAATTTCCCGCAGCGCCCGGGCGAAGCGGGTGACGGAGTCCATGAGCAGCAGCACCCGTTTGCCTTGATCGCGGAAGTATTCGGCGATAGCCGTGGCCACGTAGCCCGCCTTCACCCGCTCCATGGCGGGGCGGTCGGAGGTGGCGGCCACCACCACGGCGCGTTGCATGCCTTCTGCACCCAGATCCCGCTCGATAAACCCTCTGACTTCGCGACCGCGTTCGCCGATCAACCCGATCACGACGATGTCGGCGTCCGTATGGCGGGTGATCATGGAGAGCAGGGTGCTCTTGCCCACCCCCGCCGCCGCGAACACGCCCATGCGTTGCCCCTCGCCACAGGTGAGCATGCCGTCAATCGCGCGCACCCCGGTGGTCATGGGCGTTTCCACCCGTCTGCGGGTCAATGGGTTAGGGGAAGCGCTGATAATAGGATAAGGGACGCCGCTCGTCAGAGGCTCGCCGTCATCAATAGGCGCGCCCAGGCCGTCCAGCACACGCCCCAAAATACCCTCGCTGATCTGGATCTCATGGCTGCGGCCCGTGGGAATCACTTCGGTATGAGCGGACAAACCTTCCATCTCACTCAACGGCGTCAACAACGCCTCCTGCCTGGAAAACCCGATCACCTCCGCAAGAATGGAACGCTGCGACTCCGGGTCCACCAACTCACAAATCTCACCGATCCGAACCCCATTCACAGACGCCTTAACAATCGTCCCCACCGCCTGCGTCACCCGCCCCCGCACCTGCGCAAAATCCGCCTGCTCCACCAACGACCGCAACAACCTGGCCCTGGACGCGGAAAACGCGCTATCACTGAAGACTGTCTGATCCATAGCATCCACACCCTGAAAAAACACCGCGAAAGCGGATTGATATTTGGTTTAGGGGCAGATTAGAGGGGGAGAGGGAGAGGCTGTATCAGCCGGGGGATCTAATTTTTTTGGGGGCGCTGTAATAAGAAGTTCGCAGGATGGTTTAGATTTTTTAAGGTTGTCCTAATGATGGAATGTTGGCTCGTATCTCTTGTCAGAATATGTTCGTATTCGACCAGAAGCAGACATTGAAATAAGTAAGCTGTCTCAGCATAGGTTTAATCTAATCCTTAGCATCTACTAGGCAATCGTCATCATAGGCCAGAAGAGTGTAGCTGAAGCCCTCATTGAGGAGAATTGAGCTGTAATAAATTGTAGATAAACGTCCATGTTTTGAATAAGGGTTTACCCAGTCTATGGCATCAGCTTCGTCAAAATCAGTAGGATGGTTTTCAGTTCTCACATCGGTAAGGCTTGTTTGTTGTTCCCTTGTAAGTGGGCTTGGCTCTATGAAATAGGCAAAGTCGTTCATAGACACAAATCTTATAAACTGCCCGTTTTGATGAATGATTAATGCCGAAGGTGATTTACTGGAGTAGGCCATTTTCCTGTAGGTGGCTTCCAAAGATGCCTCACAAGCTCTGGAAACAATATCAATATTTGACCAAT is drawn from Hahella sp. KA22 and contains these coding sequences:
- the sctQ gene encoding type III secretion system cytoplasmic ring protein SctQ, with protein sequence MTALRIHAASVAAKPLALPQVDPVALRLQSLFPIGAGTIFELATRPLEVQFVAPNEARLLNFSVQLRLDQSSASLRFDQRFLDTLLSALDDHAGQPNEEALASLPFEKIPAMLQLALLQAALAPLIDQISAASGLHIEVETILPIPAQEQDSVSLFCRCVYGRQTGWASVALSHETLDLAQDAFGLAQDKTPLYWSQSSSTLAITHLPLTLSACIDGPELTYDELRQLQLNDIVLLPPASINPIGDSPAVGVYSVALSVCGRRLGYGTLQRQDITLTHINTDPPMTHTTTPNNDTPLQPLHDLPVEVVFEVARRIATLSQIQSLAPGQTLALDKPLSGAVTLLVQGQPIAEAELVQVGDQIGARITRLSLTPVVSAETGPIQESEQQKEQENEHDVA
- a CDS encoding type III secretion HpaP family protein — its product is MNAQRPQGEIRSAAKEQHDAPKFRSNEHRKPALDEEALARFQRQLERGEQESSDQRDEALHSLQSGYLSPLHDPRNQLATTNAATPTSPTEELADLVAKLIDQMYVKRAETPGLHEVRMDLKSPQLPDTTLSIAKVDGVLTVQFATAAAASYQQLHQSRASLLQSLQRRYGQDGVKVKVDIVHGRDTDSIADAYAQSAESIGRPL
- a CDS encoding type III secretion protein, which encodes MIASIAEIKQHRTNRQARQVKSLEIALADLRERRSQSAHAFTDFQQWRRRESDRLFAELAGKPASLQEVDDYNSRVAYFKVQSNDLASQLKQIQAEEATAEQKLQAALDQLKAAQKAQEKFAILAEEFQGALQQDRIRLEELQAEEMAADSLRFPAGATAGFGLEMEASR
- the sctN gene encoding type III secretion system ATPase SctN codes for the protein MDQTVFSDSAFSASRARLLRSLVEQADFAQVRGRVTQAVGTIVKASVNGVRIGEICELVDPESQRSILAEVIGFSRQEALLTPLSEMEGLSAHTEVIPTGRSHEIQISEGILGRVLDGLGAPIDDGEPLTSGVPYPIISASPNPLTRRRVETPMTTGVRAIDGMLTCGEGQRMGVFAAAGVGKSTLLSMITRHTDADIVVIGLIGERGREVRGFIERDLGAEGMQRAVVVAATSDRPAMERVKAGYVATAIAEYFRDQGKRVLLLMDSVTRFARALREIGLAAGEPPARRGFPPTVFATLPKLLERAGPGAKGAISALYTVLVEGDDMTEPVADEVRSILDGHIVLSRALAESGHFPAVDILASSSRLMNDIATQEQLQQARRLRQLLARYKEIELLVRIGEYQPGTDPLADAAIKAIEPINQFLRQHDGAPCSMADTLAQLQSLAQH